A stretch of Desulfobacter hydrogenophilus DNA encodes these proteins:
- a CDS encoding helix-turn-helix domain-containing protein codes for MTAGIEKTFKAMVRCAVGKDHTFVNMGTLANRTNVCHRTIERHVKILQEAGLINSVREEINGWMQTAYYFLAHPVIIKFRELRAGKTNPQQKPDETPKPDQPEVASEMEPEFPECGDQETIRECLAPDQKNVGNLSDYTIDRLYIDTPSLSPSESVINHGRQEPATWAKVRECIIEKDQLNLAAKMLPCLEATIEKDSVILSGPNEIALQRIEKHYGQTLKDNFSFFGVKSLVFKVFSEERQKKKNEDQKLQDQIQRQQQNEQQERILAEKQQQETELNSLPLKKQFEVLLNQYPRRTGKWQAWMNFKKLVQAGEIPKTSKLLQIIEKNKMSQGWQRDNGRWIPGLSKFLKERRWLDEINT; via the coding sequence ATGACTGCAGGAATCGAAAAAACTTTTAAGGCGATGGTAAGATGCGCAGTTGGTAAAGACCATACATTCGTGAATATGGGAACATTAGCCAACCGGACAAATGTCTGCCATCGAACCATTGAAAGACACGTCAAAATCCTTCAAGAAGCCGGGCTGATCAACTCTGTGAGAGAAGAAATTAACGGCTGGATGCAGACCGCCTATTATTTTCTTGCCCATCCTGTAATCATTAAATTCAGGGAATTAAGAGCTGGTAAAACAAACCCTCAGCAAAAACCGGATGAAACGCCCAAGCCGGATCAGCCGGAAGTGGCCTCGGAAATGGAGCCAGAATTTCCGGAATGTGGCGACCAGGAGACCATCCGGGAATGTCTTGCCCCGGATCAAAAAAATGTCGGCAATTTGTCGGATTATACCATAGATAGATTATATATAGATACTCCCTCTCTATCCCCCTCAGAATCCGTCATAAATCATGGCCGCCAGGAGCCTGCAACCTGGGCAAAAGTCAGAGAGTGTATCATCGAAAAAGACCAATTAAATTTGGCCGCTAAAATGCTTCCCTGCCTTGAGGCTACAATCGAGAAAGATAGTGTAATTCTGTCAGGGCCTAACGAAATAGCATTACAAAGAATCGAAAAACATTACGGTCAAACACTCAAAGATAATTTTTCTTTTTTTGGCGTTAAATCCCTTGTCTTTAAAGTCTTTTCGGAAGAACGCCAAAAGAAAAAAAATGAAGATCAAAAACTGCAGGATCAAATTCAACGGCAGCAGCAGAACGAACAGCAGGAAAGGATTCTGGCTGAAAAACAGCAGCAGGAAACTGAATTAAATAGTTTGCCCCTCAAGAAACAATTTGAAGTTCTTTTAAATCAATACCCCCGGAGAACCGGGAAATGGCAAGCCTGGATGAATTTTAAAAAACTTGTTCAGGCTGGAGAAATACCAAAAACATCAAAACTTTTACAAATCATTGAAAAAAACAAGATGTCCCAGGGCTGGCAACGAGATAATGGCCGCTGGATACCGGGACTATCAAAGTTTTTGAAAGAAAGACGATGGTTAGATGAAATTAATACTTAG
- a CDS encoding TrbC/VirB2 family protein — translation MKKYLPLLAPAFLFFGVITFVDSAFASTISEFETPAETLMETLRGPWAKSVAILMILAAAFVMWFKKDDLDGMTKGFLVVVCIISVLALAEPIIDTLFTFGSGALI, via the coding sequence ATGAAGAAATACTTACCGTTACTTGCGCCAGCCTTTCTTTTTTTTGGCGTTATCACCTTTGTTGATTCTGCTTTTGCATCAACAATTTCAGAGTTTGAAACACCGGCAGAAACCTTGATGGAAACCTTACGCGGGCCGTGGGCCAAATCAGTTGCCATACTGATGATCCTAGCGGCTGCTTTTGTGATGTGGTTCAAAAAAGACGATTTGGACGGAATGACAAAAGGTTTTCTTGTTGTTGTCTGCATCATATCCGTGCTGGCCCTGGCAGAACCGATCATTGATACGCTGTTCACATTCGGCAGCGGCGCATTAATATAG
- a CDS encoding TraK family protein, which produces MNLKPTCKSQYLAVHSEARQLLDQGYTKKTVFDYFVAQKKITMSYKAWVKIVDNYDQKSPFSRKKKTSTARKTIGQSLGSKKGKFSHSNDPYPTEDTTDSIVEEKENEKPFNLIQKGK; this is translated from the coding sequence ATGAATTTAAAACCGACATGTAAAAGTCAATATTTGGCAGTCCACAGTGAAGCCAGGCAGCTGCTGGACCAGGGTTACACGAAAAAAACAGTTTTTGATTATTTTGTGGCCCAGAAAAAAATCACAATGTCATACAAAGCCTGGGTGAAAATTGTTGATAACTACGACCAGAAATCACCGTTCTCTCGAAAAAAGAAAACTTCAACAGCTCGAAAAACCATAGGGCAAAGTTTGGGTTCAAAAAAGGGAAAGTTCAGCCATTCAAATGATCCGTACCCAACTGAAGATACAACTGACTCTATTGTGGAAGAAAAAGAAAATGAAAAACCGTTTAACCTCATTCAAAAGGGTAAATAA
- a CDS encoding conjugal transfer protein TraL has protein sequence MAAINMILQGKGGVGKSFTASLLSQYLLDRDQLVGCFDADPVNATLTAYASLKATKIEIMEGDSINSRLFDTMIEKLLQLPDKAFAVIDSGASTFVPLAAYMSENNVADFLKDSGHNLTLHTLITGGQAEGDTIQGLASLMEGFPDTPITVWVNPFFGQIEFKNHKLEKANRDQGGTTIILPTYKKETFGYDLELMLKSRLTFAQAINSGKFNVMAKQRLKIARDEIWSIMDESGLIIDAQEQQE, from the coding sequence ATGGCAGCTATAAATATGATCCTGCAAGGTAAGGGCGGTGTTGGGAAAAGTTTTACAGCCAGTCTGTTAAGTCAGTATTTGCTTGATAGAGATCAGTTGGTCGGATGTTTTGATGCTGATCCGGTTAATGCAACCCTGACAGCTTATGCATCATTAAAAGCAACAAAAATCGAAATCATGGAAGGAGATTCCATCAACAGCCGGCTGTTTGACACCATGATAGAAAAATTACTTCAGTTGCCGGATAAAGCTTTCGCTGTCATTGACAGCGGCGCCAGCACATTTGTTCCCCTGGCTGCTTACATGTCAGAAAACAATGTTGCCGATTTCCTGAAAGACAGCGGCCACAACCTTACGCTGCATACCTTGATCACCGGCGGTCAGGCCGAAGGTGATACCATCCAGGGCCTTGCATCCTTGATGGAAGGTTTTCCGGACACCCCTATAACAGTATGGGTAAATCCTTTCTTCGGTCAAATTGAATTTAAAAACCACAAACTGGAAAAGGCCAACCGGGATCAGGGCGGCACCACCATTATTTTGCCGACGTATAAAAAAGAAACCTTTGGCTATGATTTAGAGCTGATGCTCAAATCTCGCCTGACATTTGCCCAGGCAATCAATTCCGGCAAATTCAACGTCATGGCTAAACAGCGGCTTAAAATAGCCAGGGATGAAATCTGGAGCATCATGGATGAATCCGGCTTGATCATTGATGCCCAGGAACAGCAGGAATGA
- a CDS encoding VirB3 family type IV secretion system protein, producing MRRIAIHRSLHRSDLIMGIERDLLFPIGIAAGVLIVSSGNRPWQILIGLIILSGGFALARKANKKEPILSKVFRQHVQHKKFYPAKDSPKLPHKSIHYDAMSRKEKGLQSLLQYAVMADNGIILCKNGSFLVGYEITTRDTDSSTDTDLENFSTSISASLKNLGDGFTLHFDCIRSPEDYYPDKNENHFPDKITRAIDNERRIYFKKGKHFRTTHYLFITWKPDISAQKMDSFLYTEEKDERQRTKGDDAGVKALKTFQNNLVEIEDRLLLSFQLRQLKDIYLQNGIYSEILEIINFIITGERHKIKLPKIPMYLDYLLSSQDVTGGIVPKIADKYISVVAIDGFPAESYPMMLSGLDSLSIPYRFNTRYICMDQWTALQQIENYRKSWSQKIIGFFDKLFNNAKAKPNKDAALMAGDAEEAYLINQSGFVGFGYFSGNIILLNEDKELLQTQTRDIRKVVLSQGFSARVETLNALEGWLGTHPANNYSNLRRIILHSLNLADILPLSTIYAGFATAPCPFYPPGSPPLMYAATDGSTPFRLNLHVGDLGHTLIFGPTGAGKSVLLAMIAAQFRRYKDACIFAFDKGLSMFSLVTAAGGTHYHIAGDDSSLAFCPLKYIDTDAEQAWAEDWITTLVTLQKVDIKPEHRTAIHDAVTQIRNSPGQHRTLSNLYHYIQHQELKEAIQHYTNQGAMGKLLDAPADSMTLENYTVFEIEDLMNLGEENLIPVLLYIFHRIEKAFKGQPSILILDEAWIMLGHPVFQQKIREWLKVLRKANCAVVLATQSLSDAKNSGLLDVLSESCPTKIFLPNQDAEKDTQQGLYHGLGLNSTQVKIIAQARPKREYYVTSSQGSRLINLSLSPLALSFAGVSGKGDIAAIKNLINEYGPEWPTQWLHARSIEIPQNLRSLK from the coding sequence ATGCGAAGGATAGCAATACATCGTTCATTACATCGTTCAGACCTGATCATGGGCATAGAGCGGGATTTGCTTTTCCCGATTGGTATAGCCGCTGGCGTGCTGATTGTATCCAGCGGCAACCGCCCCTGGCAGATATTGATAGGTCTGATAATTCTGTCGGGTGGGTTTGCCTTGGCCAGGAAAGCAAATAAAAAAGAGCCGATTCTTTCAAAGGTTTTCCGGCAGCATGTCCAGCACAAGAAATTTTACCCGGCCAAAGACAGCCCAAAGTTACCTCATAAATCTATTCATTACGATGCCATGAGCAGAAAAGAAAAGGGCCTGCAAAGTCTTTTGCAGTATGCTGTGATGGCAGATAATGGGATTATTCTTTGTAAAAACGGTTCGTTCCTGGTGGGCTATGAAATAACAACCAGGGACACAGACAGTTCGACTGATACAGACCTTGAGAACTTCTCCACTTCTATATCCGCATCTTTAAAAAATTTAGGCGATGGTTTCACCCTGCACTTTGACTGTATCCGGAGCCCGGAAGATTATTATCCTGATAAAAATGAAAATCATTTCCCTGACAAAATCACCAGAGCCATTGATAATGAAAGAAGGATATATTTCAAAAAAGGTAAGCATTTTCGCACAACTCATTATCTTTTTATCACCTGGAAGCCGGATATATCAGCGCAGAAAATGGATTCCTTTTTATATACAGAAGAAAAGGATGAACGCCAGAGAACAAAAGGGGATGATGCCGGTGTTAAGGCGTTAAAAACTTTTCAAAATAACCTGGTCGAAATAGAGGACAGGCTTTTGTTGTCTTTTCAGCTTCGGCAACTCAAGGATATATACCTCCAAAATGGCATATATTCAGAAATTCTGGAAATTATCAACTTTATTATCACGGGGGAACGCCACAAAATAAAATTGCCGAAAATCCCTATGTATCTTGATTATCTTTTATCCTCCCAAGATGTCACGGGCGGCATAGTCCCGAAAATCGCGGATAAATATATAAGTGTCGTTGCCATTGACGGTTTTCCGGCAGAATCTTACCCAATGATGCTGTCTGGTTTAGACAGTTTATCCATACCGTACCGGTTTAACACCCGTTATATCTGTATGGATCAATGGACAGCCTTGCAGCAGATAGAAAATTACAGGAAGAGCTGGTCTCAAAAAATAATTGGTTTCTTTGACAAGCTTTTCAATAACGCCAAAGCAAAACCAAACAAAGATGCCGCCTTGATGGCCGGAGATGCGGAGGAAGCATATTTAATTAATCAATCCGGATTTGTGGGGTTCGGTTATTTTTCCGGCAACATCATTCTGCTAAATGAAGATAAAGAGTTGTTGCAGACGCAAACCAGGGACATCCGTAAAGTGGTTTTATCCCAAGGCTTTTCTGCCCGGGTAGAAACCCTGAACGCCCTGGAAGGCTGGCTTGGAACCCACCCGGCAAACAATTATTCTAACCTGCGCCGCATTATTTTGCACAGTCTGAATCTTGCTGACATTTTACCGTTGTCAACAATATATGCGGGATTTGCGACAGCCCCATGTCCTTTTTATCCACCAGGATCACCGCCGCTTATGTATGCTGCCACGGATGGATCAACCCCTTTCCGGCTGAACCTGCATGTAGGGGATTTAGGCCACACTCTGATTTTTGGCCCCACTGGTGCTGGTAAATCTGTTTTGCTGGCCATGATAGCCGCTCAGTTCCGGAGGTATAAGGATGCGTGTATTTTTGCATTTGATAAGGGATTGTCAATGTTTTCCCTGGTCACTGCTGCAGGCGGCACCCATTATCACATTGCCGGTGATGACAGCTCGCTTGCTTTTTGCCCTTTAAAATATATTGATACTGATGCTGAACAGGCATGGGCTGAAGATTGGATAACCACCCTGGTCACCCTGCAGAAAGTTGATATCAAACCCGAACACCGAACAGCTATACATGACGCTGTTACACAAATCAGAAACTCTCCGGGTCAGCATCGCACATTAAGCAACCTGTATCATTATATCCAGCACCAGGAACTCAAAGAGGCGATCCAGCATTATACAAACCAGGGAGCCATGGGCAAGCTCCTTGATGCCCCTGCCGATTCCATGACCCTGGAAAATTATACAGTGTTTGAAATCGAAGATTTAATGAATCTTGGCGAAGAAAACTTAATCCCGGTGCTTTTGTATATTTTTCACCGCATAGAGAAAGCATTTAAAGGGCAGCCAAGCATACTGATCCTGGACGAAGCCTGGATCATGCTGGGGCATCCTGTTTTTCAGCAAAAAATACGAGAGTGGTTAAAAGTACTCAGAAAGGCCAATTGTGCTGTTGTCCTTGCCACCCAAAGTCTTTCTGATGCCAAAAATTCAGGTCTTTTAGATGTGCTGTCGGAAAGCTGCCCAACCAAAATATTTTTACCAAACCAGGATGCAGAGAAAGACACTCAACAAGGACTCTACCACGGCCTGGGCCTCAATTCCACCCAGGTTAAAATCATCGCACAGGCCCGGCCAAAACGTGAATATTACGTGACCTCTTCACAGGGTAGCCGCCTGATCAACTTATCTTTATCCCCCCTGGCCCTGTCATTTGCCGGAGTATCGGGCAAAGGAGATATTGCCGCAATTAAGAATTTAATAAATGAGTACGGCCCTGAATGGCCGACACAATGGCTGCATGCCAGAAGTATTGAAATACCTCAAAATTTAAGGAGCTTAAAATGA
- the trbJ gene encoding P-type conjugative transfer protein TrbJ: protein MRKKIQTAMILLTFITFINVSMAGIPVTCINCSTMFTQLLEYVKDIEQLMEAVKRYEQLVKQTENMVKNTINLPSNLKSNLESQIMTAVDNVTRLKSYKADMDALYKIFTETWPELRDLKIDDVLMQDRIEMQLDQFSKASEKIDNVLQSNFQLTGQQLQDLQDSGDFDDYLDNLLSSKTGRQQAIEAGNQINALTVNEMRQTRALLANYVQAQTAALAQEHNATKLKDADLQQEMEIGVDRTDALIIP from the coding sequence ATGAGAAAAAAAATTCAAACTGCAATGATATTGCTAACTTTTATTACCTTTATCAATGTGTCAATGGCCGGTATCCCTGTTACATGCATTAATTGTTCAACCATGTTCACGCAGCTTTTAGAATATGTCAAAGATATTGAACAGTTAATGGAAGCAGTAAAGAGATATGAACAGTTGGTAAAACAAACTGAGAACATGGTTAAAAACACGATAAATTTACCCTCTAATTTAAAATCAAATCTTGAATCTCAAATCATGACAGCGGTTGACAACGTGACCCGTTTGAAATCGTACAAGGCTGATATGGATGCACTTTATAAAATTTTTACTGAGACCTGGCCGGAATTACGGGACTTAAAAATTGATGACGTATTAATGCAAGATCGTATTGAAATGCAGTTAGATCAATTTTCAAAGGCCTCTGAGAAAATTGATAATGTTTTACAGTCTAATTTTCAGCTTACCGGCCAGCAGTTACAAGACCTCCAGGATTCAGGGGATTTCGATGATTACTTGGACAATCTTCTTTCGAGCAAAACCGGCAGACAGCAGGCAATTGAAGCCGGCAACCAGATCAACGCCCTCACCGTCAATGAAATGAGACAGACAAGGGCCTTGCTGGCTAATTATGTTCAGGCTCAGACTGCGGCTTTGGCTCAAGAACACAATGCTACAAAGTTAAAGGATGCTGATTTGCAGCAGGAAATGGAAATTGGGGTGGACCGAACAGATGCACTTATCATTCCATAA
- a CDS encoding type IV secretion system protein translates to MSKEIQNHYLAGRQAWAEVFGSFIQERNLWRLVALLVSIVAILLGAGNIIQLRQQKVIPYMVEVDRAGRISGGQMAKKLETSQEMIQYSLGQFITAWRTVTADIALQEKYVKQTSFTSIGAAKKILAKWYTDNNPYISSEEKLVEVRIMALPLYVSGETWLIEWTEIERTHKGVERSRTTYQANLIIKRKLPETQQEIINNASGIYVSEISHSKKIQ, encoded by the coding sequence ATGTCAAAAGAAATTCAAAACCATTATCTCGCCGGTCGGCAGGCCTGGGCTGAAGTGTTCGGATCTTTCATCCAGGAAAGAAACCTTTGGCGGTTGGTAGCCCTGCTTGTTTCGATTGTCGCTATTCTGCTTGGAGCAGGAAATATCATACAGCTAAGGCAACAAAAAGTGATCCCGTACATGGTTGAGGTTGATCGGGCCGGGCGGATCAGCGGCGGACAGATGGCTAAAAAGCTTGAGACCAGCCAGGAAATGATTCAATACAGCCTGGGCCAGTTTATCACGGCCTGGCGGACAGTCACGGCTGACATCGCCCTTCAGGAAAAATATGTAAAACAAACAAGTTTTACGTCAATTGGTGCTGCAAAAAAAATACTGGCTAAATGGTATACAGACAACAATCCATACATTTCGAGCGAAGAAAAATTGGTAGAAGTGCGGATTATGGCCCTGCCTCTTTATGTCAGCGGCGAAACCTGGCTGATCGAATGGACAGAAATAGAGCGCACACATAAAGGTGTTGAGCGCTCCCGGACAACCTATCAAGCAAACCTTATCATCAAGCGTAAGCTTCCTGAAACACAGCAAGAAATCATCAATAATGCCAGCGGCATATATGTGTCAGAAATCAGCCACAGCAAAAAAATACAATAG
- a CDS encoding 3'-5' exonuclease, which translates to MKLILSTENTGTESQDQVIELAIIDADTAQILFNQRFKPSVFIKDQAAAVHGITLGALAHIKTWADYHDHILEIIKSAESIMTYNADFDFRLMRQTAEAFDRVWPQLIPPCRDLRAAYADIAQIEFNEYYGTWKWQKLEVACRQQGIDVSDIKTHNALDDCRATQRLYKKLQGAFDAYWKPFVKPQSTKYEEFKENIEEISQLFSQGLSISHIHQKLIQDGKITLSYTHFTKFFKDYTETYVSLAELPAPRLTPKTGPKSAQDREIEFQANKHEIIVLLNKGYSKARIHRMLKKQGKWNTSYANFTEICRQYNVRKHHKLDINKALK; encoded by the coding sequence ATGAAATTAATACTTAGCACAGAAAACACCGGCACGGAAAGCCAGGATCAGGTTATAGAACTGGCAATTATTGACGCAGATACAGCCCAGATACTTTTTAATCAACGGTTCAAACCATCTGTTTTTATAAAGGACCAGGCTGCAGCTGTACACGGCATTACCCTTGGTGCCCTGGCACATATCAAGACCTGGGCAGATTACCATGATCATATTCTTGAGATCATTAAAAGTGCAGAATCGATAATGACCTATAACGCCGATTTTGACTTCAGGTTAATGCGGCAGACTGCAGAGGCGTTTGATCGTGTCTGGCCGCAACTTATCCCGCCATGCCGGGATTTAAGGGCAGCATATGCTGATATAGCTCAGATTGAATTCAACGAATATTACGGTACCTGGAAATGGCAAAAATTAGAAGTGGCCTGTCGGCAGCAGGGTATTGATGTGTCTGACATCAAAACGCACAATGCGCTTGATGACTGCAGGGCAACACAACGGCTGTATAAAAAATTGCAAGGGGCTTTTGACGCATATTGGAAACCGTTTGTTAAACCTCAGTCCACTAAGTATGAAGAATTTAAAGAAAATATAGAAGAAATATCACAGCTGTTTTCTCAAGGCTTATCCATAAGTCATATTCATCAAAAACTTATTCAGGACGGTAAAATAACCTTGTCGTACACGCATTTTACCAAATTTTTTAAAGACTATACAGAAACTTATGTGTCTTTAGCCGAGTTGCCCGCGCCCAGGCTTACGCCGAAAACAGGACCTAAATCAGCCCAAGACAGAGAAATTGAGTTCCAAGCCAACAAGCATGAAATTATTGTGCTTTTAAACAAGGGGTACTCCAAGGCCCGAATTCATAGAATGCTTAAGAAGCAAGGTAAATGGAATACCAGTTATGCCAATTTCACAGAAATCTGCCGCCAGTATAACGTCAGAAAACACCATAAACTCGATATAAACAAGGCTTTAAAATGA
- a CDS encoding Rha family transcriptional regulator, giving the protein MDMEIGKQDVNITETNGKLMVPSVMVAEHFKKRHDNIIRTIKSLEIPQNFRLLNFEESSYINEQNKTQPAMNMTRDGFVLLVMGFTGKRAMEWKLKYIEAFNAMEKAQKDKLYLKATLQIPIDSDLTVLLPTGEFGISSWKLAREIDQPHNALATKIHFLDIPAAFKAENFIPMGHVADHGPREDGYGITLAGLGMMGHLFRSQVAKAAQLKGYEQLKAVNAQKTQVETFQVQPVQNVTPRFQRANVTEKKMLALKGLISIWAWIENTTAEKLEAELCAYMQITNLKGITTSSYENAMEYIWSGMNMLQNDFIDLCAEEELQPLRGLFDFMAYYDDRINYESLFNNFKKTHQFEDFTKVSKKDFQKIIMLAWGTMYAMCLGDKSGCCKASCIHNQLKG; this is encoded by the coding sequence ATGGATATGGAAATAGGAAAACAAGACGTCAACATTACAGAGACAAACGGGAAACTGATGGTACCGTCGGTAATGGTGGCAGAGCATTTTAAAAAGAGACATGACAACATTATCCGAACAATTAAAAGCCTTGAGATACCACAGAATTTTCGACTCCTCAATTTTGAGGAGTCCTCATATATTAACGAACAAAACAAAACACAGCCAGCAATGAACATGACCCGTGATGGTTTTGTTCTGTTAGTTATGGGGTTCACAGGCAAGAGAGCTATGGAGTGGAAACTCAAATATATTGAGGCATTCAACGCCATGGAAAAGGCCCAAAAAGACAAATTATATTTAAAAGCCACGTTACAAATACCAATAGACAGTGATCTGACAGTTTTATTGCCCACCGGCGAGTTCGGCATTTCAAGCTGGAAACTGGCCCGGGAAATAGACCAGCCCCACAATGCCCTTGCAACAAAAATCCATTTTTTGGATATTCCTGCTGCATTCAAGGCAGAAAATTTTATCCCAATGGGCCATGTGGCAGATCACGGCCCAAGAGAGGATGGTTACGGGATCACCTTGGCCGGTCTTGGCATGATGGGGCATCTCTTTCGCAGCCAGGTAGCCAAGGCAGCTCAATTAAAAGGGTATGAACAGTTAAAGGCTGTTAACGCCCAAAAAACCCAGGTGGAGACTTTCCAGGTACAGCCAGTTCAAAATGTTACCCCCCGGTTCCAGCGGGCTAATGTTACTGAAAAAAAAATGCTTGCGCTCAAAGGTTTAATTTCCATTTGGGCATGGATTGAAAATACCACTGCTGAAAAACTTGAAGCTGAATTATGTGCCTACATGCAGATAACAAACCTGAAAGGCATCACAACGTCGAGTTATGAAAATGCCATGGAATACATTTGGTCAGGCATGAACATGCTGCAGAATGATTTTATAGACCTTTGTGCTGAGGAAGAATTACAGCCTTTAAGGGGCTTGTTTGATTTTATGGCCTATTACGATGACAGAATAAATTATGAATCTTTGTTTAATAATTTCAAAAAAACTCACCAATTTGAAGATTTCACCAAAGTTTCCAAAAAGGATTTTCAAAAAATCATAATGTTAGCCTGGGGCACCATGTATGCCATGTGTCTCGGTGATAAATCCGGATGCTGCAAAGCAAGCTGCATCCATAACCAATTAAAAGGATAA
- the trbL gene encoding P-type conjugative transfer protein TrbL — protein MIKFLDIKITPVKICLYFLIIASSLIIFNNSAMADINQTVIEKIVQGYKDVGFTWGDNVKSHALWLLKWLLVIQLVVMAVKLGFKQSTLQDVVEDLVMTAIFGGIFWALIIKGQAWGLDLIQGMLKMAQDVAGGGSPPGEAFFSKVFTDALKVADNMMYSWNPMLVPAICLCSICSAVCGAFIYGMYLVILCESYIAFNLGIFILGFGGMRYTRGFATGFLKYALSVGLKLFVIRCLLYILGSFLADMVLFTFKSFTETLVITACFFILAFLIKVLPDTIAKMVTLHSGSSAGAITGAMAAGAGMAAGAASMGVGAAAGAAGGGGMAGAFSGARGGALSALEKIAEAVKPKEDK, from the coding sequence ATGATCAAATTTTTAGACATAAAAATAACTCCTGTTAAAATTTGTCTTTATTTTTTGATAATAGCAAGTTCTTTGATTATTTTCAATAATTCAGCAATGGCTGATATTAATCAGACAGTTATCGAAAAAATTGTACAAGGATACAAAGATGTAGGTTTCACTTGGGGCGACAACGTCAAAAGCCACGCTTTATGGTTACTGAAATGGCTACTCGTTATTCAGCTTGTTGTAATGGCCGTAAAGCTCGGGTTCAAACAATCCACATTGCAAGACGTTGTTGAAGACCTTGTAATGACGGCAATTTTTGGCGGTATATTTTGGGCTCTCATCATAAAGGGTCAGGCCTGGGGTCTTGATTTAATTCAAGGTATGCTGAAAATGGCTCAAGATGTTGCGGGCGGCGGTTCTCCGCCAGGTGAGGCATTTTTTTCAAAAGTCTTCACCGATGCTCTCAAGGTTGCAGATAACATGATGTATTCGTGGAATCCTATGTTAGTCCCTGCCATTTGTCTATGTTCAATCTGCAGTGCCGTCTGTGGTGCTTTTATCTACGGCATGTATTTGGTGATTCTCTGTGAGTCCTACATAGCCTTTAATCTCGGCATTTTTATTTTAGGCTTTGGCGGTATGAGATACACCAGAGGCTTTGCCACAGGTTTTTTAAAGTACGCCCTGAGCGTCGGCCTTAAATTATTCGTAATCCGGTGTCTGCTATATATCCTGGGTTCATTCCTGGCAGATATGGTGCTGTTCACCTTCAAAAGTTTTACAGAAACACTTGTTATCACAGCCTGTTTTTTTATTCTGGCGTTTCTCATCAAAGTATTGCCCGACACAATAGCCAAAATGGTCACACTGCACAGCGGCAGCAGTGCCGGAGCTATTACCGGAGCCATGGCAGCAGGTGCAGGTATGGCGGCGGGTGCCGCCTCCATGGGCGTCGGTGCCGCTGCCGGTGCTGCCGGTGGCGGCGGCATGGCCGGAGCATTCAGTGGAGCCAGGGGCGGCGCACTGAGTGCTCTAGAAAAAATAGCAGAAGCAGTAAAACCCAAAGAGGATAAATAA
- the fsa gene encoding fructose-6-phosphate aldolase, which translates to MKFFIDTANIEQIKDANDMGMVDGVTTNPSLIAKEDGEFKDIIAQICNIVDGPVSAEVISLEYEGMVSEARELVKIADNIAVKIPMTVEGLKAVKTLSAEGINTNVTLVFSALQALMAAKAGATYVSPFVGRIDDLAQEGMGLIEEIVQIFTNYDFDTQIIVASVRSQLHVLQSALMGADIATIPYGVLKKLAAHHMTDKGIESFLSDWSKKNK; encoded by the coding sequence GTGAAATTTTTTATTGATACAGCCAATATTGAACAGATCAAGGATGCCAATGATATGGGCATGGTGGATGGTGTGACCACCAATCCGTCCCTGATTGCCAAAGAAGATGGTGAGTTCAAAGATATTATTGCACAGATCTGCAACATTGTTGATGGTCCTGTTAGCGCAGAAGTGATCAGCCTGGAGTATGAGGGGATGGTCTCCGAAGCCCGGGAACTTGTAAAAATTGCCGATAACATTGCCGTGAAGATTCCCATGACCGTAGAAGGGCTGAAAGCGGTTAAAACATTATCTGCCGAAGGCATTAACACCAATGTGACTCTGGTTTTTTCAGCGCTCCAGGCTCTTATGGCGGCTAAAGCCGGCGCAACCTATGTCTCTCCCTTTGTGGGACGCATTGACGACCTGGCCCAGGAAGGCATGGGGCTCATCGAAGAAATTGTCCAAATTTTTACCAATTATGATTTTGATACCCAGATCATTGTGGCATCCGTGAGAAGCCAGCTTCATGTTCTGCAGTCCGCCTTGATGGGGGCGGATATTGCCACCATCCCCTATGGCGTGCTTAAAAAACTGGCCGCACATCATATGACCGACAAGGGCATTGAGTCCTTCCTCTCAGACTGGAGCAAAAAGAATAAATAG